In Lactococcus garvieae subsp. garvieae, the following proteins share a genomic window:
- a CDS encoding alpha/beta fold hydrolase has translation MEKYIITSDKVKIYYKVEGEGPALFLLHGNSQNSNIFKRLIKRLKGEYTCISIDTRGHGKSLFRGKKLSFNRLMQDVLEVMQAENLQAINLLGFSDGANIAMLLASKYPARVHRLILNAGNSTYAGLYGLVRFTVKSLNFCAQLLRRPSPALQLLLEDVLQNMNELENITAPTLVINGQFDVVKTAHAHDIARHIPNSQFFIIPGGSHLSFYFRPTNFSRIVRHFLEDTWKPPLNKSLNKKTT, from the coding sequence ATGGAAAAATATATTATTACAAGTGATAAGGTGAAAATTTACTATAAAGTTGAAGGTGAAGGTCCTGCGCTTTTTCTGCTGCACGGCAACTCACAAAATAGTAATATCTTTAAACGACTTATCAAAAGACTAAAGGGTGAATATACTTGTATTTCAATCGATACGCGTGGTCATGGAAAAAGTCTTTTTCGCGGAAAAAAACTTAGTTTTAATCGTTTAATGCAAGATGTACTTGAAGTGATGCAAGCTGAAAATTTGCAAGCCATCAATCTCCTTGGTTTCAGTGATGGCGCAAATATTGCAATGCTTCTAGCCAGCAAGTATCCTGCACGTGTACATCGTTTAATCCTAAACGCTGGCAATTCCACTTATGCTGGACTTTATGGCTTGGTACGCTTCACCGTAAAATCACTCAACTTTTGTGCACAGTTACTGCGTCGACCTTCACCTGCTTTGCAACTTCTTTTGGAAGATGTGCTTCAAAATATGAATGAATTAGAAAATATAACAGCTCCCACACTTGTCATCAATGGCCAGTTTGACGTGGTGAAAACCGCCCATGCTCATGATATTGCAAGGCACATTCCTAATAGTCAGTTTTTTATCATTCCTGGGGGCAGCCATCTAAGTTTCTATTTTCGTCCCACAAATTTTAGTCGGATTGTCCGACATTTTCTAGAGGATACCTGGAAACCTCCTCTTAATAAATCCCTCAATAAAAAAACCACTTGA
- a CDS encoding glycoside hydrolase family 1 protein, translating into MTFKKDFLWGGATAANQLEGAFDMDGKGLSVADAMPGGKERLAILNSPDFDWTIDEDKYVYPNHKGIDHYHHFKEDIALFAEMGFKAYRFSVAWSRIFPKGNESEPNEAGLKFYDQLIDECLKYNIEPVVTISHYEMPLHLAKEYGGWKNRELIEFYVRYAKVLLERYQDKVKYWMTFNEINSATFFAALSQGLVPSNGGNDKKNVFQAWHNQFVASALTVEFGHALNKDLQIGCMSIYSTTYAFDANPVNQIAAQQSIQEFNYFCNDVQVRGEYPVFTHRLHKKYGIKTEDLEITKEDLDTLKKGTVDYIGFSYYMSTVESKTQEGVEASGNMVLGGVKNPFLKESEWGWAVDPDGLRYALNDLYGRYQLPLFIVENGLGAIDKVKADGSIQDDYRIDYLRRHIIAMEEAVGDGVDVMGYTPWGCIDLVSASTGEMSKRYGFIYVDLDDKIQGTGKRSKKKSFDWYKEVIASNGQRL; encoded by the coding sequence ATGACATTTAAAAAAGATTTTTTATGGGGCGGCGCCACAGCTGCTAATCAATTGGAAGGTGCCTTTGATATGGATGGGAAAGGACTTTCTGTCGCAGATGCGATGCCGGGCGGAAAAGAACGCTTAGCAATTCTCAATTCACCAGACTTTGATTGGACCATTGATGAAGACAAGTATGTTTATCCCAACCACAAAGGGATTGATCATTACCATCATTTTAAAGAAGATATTGCTTTATTCGCGGAGATGGGTTTTAAAGCTTATCGCTTTTCTGTGGCCTGGTCCCGCATCTTTCCGAAGGGGAACGAAAGTGAGCCTAATGAAGCCGGTCTGAAATTCTACGACCAACTGATTGATGAATGTTTGAAATACAATATCGAACCTGTAGTCACAATTTCTCACTATGAAATGCCACTTCATCTTGCTAAAGAATATGGCGGATGGAAAAATCGTGAATTGATTGAATTCTATGTTCGTTATGCAAAAGTTTTGTTGGAACGTTATCAGGACAAAGTCAAATACTGGATGACTTTCAATGAAATCAACTCTGCAACCTTCTTTGCAGCTCTGAGTCAAGGTTTAGTGCCTTCAAATGGTGGAAATGACAAAAAGAATGTCTTCCAAGCTTGGCACAATCAGTTTGTTGCAAGTGCTTTAACTGTAGAATTTGGTCATGCCTTGAACAAAGATTTGCAAATCGGCTGTATGAGTATTTATTCAACCACTTATGCCTTTGATGCCAATCCTGTGAATCAGATAGCTGCTCAACAAAGTATTCAAGAATTCAATTACTTCTGTAATGATGTGCAAGTCCGAGGGGAGTATCCTGTCTTTACACATCGCTTGCATAAGAAATATGGGATTAAAACAGAAGACTTAGAGATTACGAAAGAAGATTTGGACACCTTGAAAAAAGGAACAGTCGATTACATCGGTTTTAGTTACTATATGTCAACTGTAGAATCCAAAACCCAAGAAGGGGTTGAAGCAAGTGGAAATATGGTACTCGGGGGTGTAAAAAATCCGTTTCTGAAAGAAAGTGAATGGGGATGGGCCGTTGATCCTGATGGCTTACGCTATGCCTTAAATGATCTTTATGGGCGTTATCAGCTTCCCCTCTTTATAGTAGAAAATGGCTTAGGAGCTATCGATAAAGTCAAAGCTGACGGTAGCATTCAAGATGATTACCGTATTGACTATTTACGTCGACACATTATTGCTATGGAAGAAGCAGTCGGAGATGGTGTTGATGTGATGGGTTATACACCTTGGGGCTGTATCGACCTTGTTTCTGCCTCAACCGGTGAAATGAGTAAACGTTATGGTTTCATTTATGTGGATTTGGATGATAAAATCCAAGGGACAGGAAAACGTTCTAAGAAAAAATCTTTTGACTGGTACAAGGAGGTCATTGCATCTAATGGTCAAAGACTTTAA
- a CDS encoding glycoside hydrolase family 1 protein, giving the protein MSFKKDFLWGGAIAANQAEGAYNVGGKGLSVADMKTVGGKNKERHFTPVLDEEIYYPSHRAIDFYHHYKEDIALFAEMGFKIFRLSINWSRIFPQGDETQPNEEGLLFYDRVFDECLKHGIEPLVTLSHFEIPLGLMEKYDGFLSRETIDFYVNYAKVCFERYKDKVKYWITFNELNFGSMPHGELTVLGLHPHGDFALNAIPEDEHKRFQALHHTFIASAKAVIEGHKINPEFKIGCMIAHLTMYPLTPNPADVLQTKEYDLLVNKFVGDVQVKGKYPALIEKYFQNKNIDIHKEKGDDALLREGRVDMYTFSYYMTLCVTTQEGAEPSMGNLMGGAANPYLEASEYGWQIDATGLEYTLTDLYDRYEIPLFVVENGLGMEDKVEADGTINDDYRIDYFQKHIQAMSRAVDKGVDLLGYTPWGCIDLVSAGTGEMRKRYGFIYVDMDNEGKGTLKRSKKKSFDWYKEVIASNGENILREK; this is encoded by the coding sequence ATGAGCTTTAAAAAAGACTTTTTATGGGGCGGAGCTATCGCGGCCAATCAAGCAGAAGGTGCTTATAATGTTGGCGGTAAAGGACTGTCTGTGGCTGATATGAAAACTGTAGGTGGAAAAAACAAGGAACGTCATTTTACACCTGTGCTTGATGAGGAGATATATTATCCCTCACATCGGGCGATTGATTTTTATCATCATTACAAAGAAGACATTGCTTTGTTTGCGGAAATGGGCTTTAAAATATTCAGACTGAGTATAAACTGGTCACGAATTTTCCCTCAAGGAGACGAAACTCAACCTAATGAAGAAGGTTTACTCTTTTATGATCGTGTGTTTGATGAATGCTTGAAACATGGCATTGAACCATTGGTTACACTCAGTCACTTTGAAATTCCACTGGGCTTGATGGAAAAATACGATGGCTTTCTAAGCCGCGAAACCATTGATTTCTATGTGAATTATGCCAAAGTATGTTTTGAGCGCTACAAAGATAAAGTCAAGTATTGGATCACTTTTAACGAACTTAATTTTGGCTCAATGCCCCACGGGGAACTTACGGTTTTAGGCCTTCATCCACATGGTGATTTTGCGCTTAATGCGATTCCAGAGGATGAGCATAAAAGATTTCAAGCCTTGCACCATACTTTTATTGCCAGTGCAAAAGCAGTAATTGAGGGCCACAAGATTAATCCAGAGTTTAAGATTGGCTGTATGATTGCGCATTTGACCATGTACCCTCTTACACCAAACCCAGCAGATGTCTTGCAAACCAAAGAATACGATCTTCTTGTGAATAAGTTTGTCGGTGATGTTCAAGTCAAAGGAAAATATCCTGCGCTCATCGAAAAATACTTCCAAAATAAAAATATTGACATTCATAAAGAAAAAGGTGATGATGCGCTGCTCCGAGAAGGAAGGGTTGATATGTACACTTTCAGTTACTATATGACACTTTGCGTAACGACTCAAGAAGGGGCAGAGCCTTCGATGGGGAACTTGATGGGTGGTGCAGCAAATCCTTACTTGGAAGCCAGTGAATATGGTTGGCAGATTGATGCTACCGGTTTGGAGTATACTCTAACTGACTTGTATGACCGTTATGAAATCCCACTCTTTGTCGTCGAAAACGGATTAGGCATGGAAGACAAGGTTGAAGCAGATGGGACAATCAATGATGATTATCGTATCGATTATTTCCAAAAACATATCCAGGCGATGAGCCGCGCAGTTGATAAAGGGGTTGACCTCCTGGGTTATACACCTTGGGGCTGTATTGATTTGGTTTCCGCAGGGACTGGAGAAATGCGGAAACGTTATGGCTTTATCTATGTGGATATGGACAATGAGGGTAAAGGAACATTAAAACGTTCCAAGAAAAAATCATTCGACTGGTACAAAGAAGTAATTGCCTCAAATGGCGAAAATATTTTAAGGGAGAAATAA
- a CDS encoding beta-glucoside-specific PTS transporter subunit IIABC, producing MGKYEALAKDIVANVGGKENILSLTNCITRLRFKLKDESIANTEVLKKMNGVVTVMQAGGQYQVVIGNHVPDVRADVDNIIGKLETDSSQTKATGNIFDKFVEMISGIFQPILAPLAAAGMIKGLNAILSFALGASFQASSTYAVLNSMGDGLFLFLPIFIGYTAMKKFNGSPFVGMMIAAALVYPGFVDGAVTKTFAESGGLNFFGIPFSVPAAGYGSSVMPIIAITAFAAFLEQQLKKIIPDVVKLFLAPFFTALIAIPLGFLIIGPVMNIASDALGKGLIALQGFSPIIFGLVLGFTWQILVMFGLHWAIIPFAIISLAQGEPTALLIAASGASFAQTGAVGAVMLKTKDKRLRELAIPAFISGWFGVTEPAIYGITLPKKRPFWASCVVSGIIGAFAMGLGIKGYTMGGLGVFSFTTNISLDGDISGAVKMIILAIIGVIAGFVLTWILGFEDESSEEEQPKEATKSQKRVSQEAGEEHIATPLEGKVLPLSEANDAAFSAGVMGKGAVIEPTLGEVYAPFDGQVMTVFPTKHAIGLISDQGTELLIHVGIDTVQLEGKYFESFVSQGQKIQKGDLLLKFDMEAIEAEGFSTQVPIIVTNSSDFEDIVITDKTVIHKAEELLTGLVKTADDLVVQPV from the coding sequence ATGGGCAAATATGAAGCTCTTGCAAAAGACATTGTAGCAAATGTGGGAGGGAAAGAAAATATCCTCTCATTGACAAATTGTATTACGCGACTACGCTTTAAGTTAAAAGACGAAAGTATCGCGAATACAGAAGTACTGAAGAAGATGAATGGTGTGGTCACGGTCATGCAAGCCGGTGGACAATACCAAGTCGTTATTGGGAACCATGTTCCTGATGTCCGCGCTGATGTGGATAATATTATCGGCAAGCTAGAGACAGATTCTTCTCAGACAAAAGCCACAGGAAATATCTTCGATAAGTTTGTCGAAATGATTTCGGGAATTTTCCAGCCTATTTTAGCACCTTTGGCAGCAGCAGGTATGATTAAAGGATTGAATGCGATTTTGTCCTTTGCACTGGGTGCAAGTTTCCAAGCATCTTCAACCTATGCTGTCCTTAATTCTATGGGCGATGGACTTTTCTTGTTCTTACCAATCTTTATCGGCTATACCGCGATGAAAAAATTCAACGGGTCACCCTTTGTTGGGATGATGATTGCCGCAGCCTTGGTTTACCCTGGATTTGTGGATGGAGCAGTTACTAAAACCTTCGCTGAGAGTGGGGGGCTAAACTTCTTTGGAATACCATTTTCAGTGCCAGCAGCAGGTTATGGTTCATCCGTCATGCCGATTATCGCTATTACAGCTTTTGCGGCTTTTCTTGAACAACAGCTCAAGAAAATTATCCCTGACGTAGTGAAACTTTTCTTAGCACCTTTCTTTACAGCTTTGATTGCAATTCCTTTAGGTTTCCTAATTATTGGACCAGTCATGAATATTGCTTCTGATGCTTTAGGAAAAGGGCTTATTGCCTTGCAAGGTTTCAGTCCCATTATCTTTGGACTGGTGTTAGGTTTTACATGGCAAATTTTGGTTATGTTTGGCTTACACTGGGCAATCATTCCTTTTGCCATCATTTCTTTAGCGCAAGGTGAGCCAACTGCATTACTTATTGCAGCATCAGGTGCTTCATTTGCTCAGACTGGTGCAGTGGGGGCAGTGATGTTGAAAACAAAAGACAAACGATTACGTGAGTTAGCAATTCCTGCATTCATTTCAGGATGGTTTGGCGTAACAGAGCCAGCCATCTACGGGATAACACTTCCAAAGAAACGTCCTTTCTGGGCTTCGTGTGTGGTAAGTGGTATTATTGGTGCTTTTGCTATGGGATTGGGCATAAAAGGTTACACAATGGGCGGCTTAGGTGTCTTTAGTTTCACAACAAATATCAGTTTAGATGGTGATATTTCGGGAGCAGTTAAGATGATCATTTTAGCAATCATTGGTGTAATTGCAGGCTTTGTTTTGACATGGATTCTTGGTTTTGAAGATGAAAGCTCAGAGGAAGAACAACCAAAAGAAGCAACAAAAAGTCAAAAACGTGTATCACAAGAAGCAGGTGAAGAACATATTGCGACTCCTTTAGAAGGCAAGGTCCTTCCATTATCTGAAGCCAATGATGCAGCTTTTTCAGCCGGTGTTATGGGTAAAGGAGCAGTAATTGAGCCGACACTTGGTGAAGTTTACGCACCTTTTGATGGACAAGTGATGACCGTTTTTCCTACAAAACATGCTATAGGTTTAATTTCAGATCAAGGAACAGAGCTCCTTATCCATGTCGGTATTGATACAGTGCAGCTGGAAGGGAAATATTTTGAATCCTTCGTTTCACAAGGTCAAAAGATTCAAAAAGGCGATTTATTGCTGAAGTTTGATATGGAAGCTATTGAAGCTGAAGGTTTCAGTACACAAGTACCGATTATTGTAACCAATAGCAGTGATTTTGAGGATATTGTAATAACTGACAAGACAGTTATTCATAAAGCAGAAGAGTTATTAACAGGGCTTGTAAAAACAGCGGATGACTTGGTCGTTCAGCCAGTATAA
- the licT gene encoding BglG family transcription antiterminator LicT, with protein sequence MEIRKILNNNVVIAINSRNEEIILMGLGIGFKKKIGQAVEVDKIEKIFGLKASSDIQSFSEILNEIPSTIIELSMVTLSEVKVKFDKEVSDTTLVAFADHLHAALLRTEENISVKNFLLWDIKRFFPEEFKICLKALEKVKEQFGVELPEDEAGFLTMHIVNGTLGTGHEYAMQLTKLMEEILTTLKYTLKITFDEQDIYFQRFITHLKFFTERILAGSARVEETDKELFALIMRKYPNAYLGTRKVSEFLKQTRDYEVSESEQIYMTVHLARILEKIQ encoded by the coding sequence GTGGAAATCAGAAAAATCCTAAATAATAACGTGGTCATAGCAATTAATAGCAGAAATGAAGAAATCATCCTTATGGGGCTGGGTATTGGTTTCAAGAAAAAAATAGGTCAAGCAGTTGAGGTTGATAAAATCGAAAAGATTTTTGGCCTAAAAGCCAGCTCGGATATACAGAGCTTTTCGGAGATTTTAAATGAGATACCGAGTACTATTATTGAGCTGTCGATGGTGACTTTGTCTGAGGTTAAAGTTAAATTTGATAAAGAAGTTTCAGACACAACGCTTGTTGCTTTTGCGGATCATCTTCATGCAGCACTTCTGCGGACCGAAGAAAATATCTCAGTAAAGAATTTCCTGCTTTGGGATATTAAACGTTTCTTTCCAGAAGAGTTTAAAATCTGTCTGAAAGCATTGGAAAAGGTAAAAGAACAATTCGGTGTAGAACTGCCAGAAGACGAAGCAGGATTTCTGACCATGCATATCGTGAACGGTACACTTGGTACTGGTCATGAGTACGCGATGCAGTTGACTAAGCTTATGGAAGAAATTTTAACGACATTAAAGTATACCTTAAAAATCACCTTTGATGAACAAGATATTTACTTCCAACGTTTCATTACGCACCTCAAATTCTTTACGGAGCGAATTTTAGCTGGGAGTGCCAGAGTAGAAGAAACCGATAAGGAACTTTTTGCTCTTATTATGCGCAAATATCCCAATGCTTATCTTGGCACACGTAAAGTGAGCGAATTTTTAAAGCAAACAAGGGATTATGAAGTCTCAGAAAGCGAACAGATTTATATGACCGTGCATTTGGCACGTATTTTGGAGAAAATCCAATAA